The DNA window tatattttagttatGTAGACTGCGAACCATGGGGTGCGAACGCATCCGTTTCCTAGCAACAGGACAACAGCAACACAGGATGGCGGACCAAACTGAGAAGAGACCGCCAAACTCTAGACGAGTTTTTATTAATGATGTTGATCACTATGCAACGAAAAATATCGCTAAGGTAagatatttgattactttaacaATATTGTATCATTGCGCCGTAGGCTAATTGTTACAAGTGTTACAAATGCATTCCTCTAAATGTACCACATAGTCGATCAGTTTATTTGAGAAAACGGCATGTAATGCCTAATAACGTTACTTAAGGTGGAGTTTGAAGAATTGGGTAGCTAGTTTCAGATGAATTATAACATGTCGCATCAAGACACTGCTTGAAATTAGGGCTATTATGCCCACACTTTATTAACCTGTCTGTGTTTAGTTTTTAGACTCGTGTGTAGTTGGTGCATCTTTTGTGGAGTTCGGAGAGGCTGATGTTGAGGAAGAGGACGACAGGCTTCAGGATGAGCAACCAAAAATCAAAGATGCAACCTTCCAGATTGTGGGAACAGTTTCCAGCCAAACAGAGGAGAAGTTCAGTTTTATCTCTGAAGAGTACAGCGTAAATAAATCAACTATTTTACACAGTATTATGAAAAAGAAGACTTTTATAAGTTGTACCTTCTGTCACTTTACTTTATAggcttatttgtttttttattaaattcctTTTCCTTCCTACCAGCGCTTGAAGCGTGAAGAGCTTCTCCATCATCTGATGAAATGTGATGTGATAATTTATGATATTACTCAGCATCCCAATCAGATAGATGAAGCACAGTGGGCTGTCTCAGGtatcacatttttattaaatccatGTGCTGCTTACTGTTATGAACCTTTTTCTTGAGCAGATGCTAGTTTAATTATGATCCAATCACAGCTCTTCATGAAGAAATTGACACGTTTTCTGGGCACAAGATGTTTATCCTGGTGTCAACCATCATGACGTGGGCTACGACTAAACCAGTCGATAAAGTaggaataattacatttaagaACACTGTTGTCCATTAAATACTTTCTTCCGAAAGAGGAtaagggccaagcaataatataaaaataaaaccatctcgagattaaagttgttatatttcgaaaaaaaattgttacatttcaagaaaaaagttgagagaAAATgggaacaaattcgtaatttaacgaatttgttctcgtaatttaacgacttttttctcgtaatttaatgactttattctcaacattttatctcgaaatttttctctaaatttaacgacatttttctcataatttaatgaatttgttctcataacttaagttttttcttgtaatttaacgagtttattttatctcgacttttttcttgaaatttaacaagttttttctcataatttaacaagtttattctcaacattttatctcaacttttttctcgaaatttaacaactttaatctcgagatggttttatttttttactattgcttggccctaatagTCTTCTGTACTTTCTTGATCAGCATGTAAACATGATTAAAATGTTGtactaattaatattttaacttcTCAATAGGATGATCCAGATATTCCTTTTACAGACGAGCACTACAGGAAAagaaactcattaaatttcaagaaaaaagttgacaTAAAATaatgagaataaacttgttaaattacgagaaaaaacttgttaaatttcgagaaaaaagtcgaggtaaaatgttgagaataaagtaattaaattatgagaataaagtcattaaattacacgAAAAAAGTCgtaaaattatgagaacaaattcgtaatttaaggAAATTgctctcgtaatttaacaacttttttttcgtaatttaatgactttattctcaacaatttatctcattttttctctaaatttatcgacatttttctcataatttaacgaatttgttctcgtaatttaatgactttttttgtaatataatgagtttattctcaacattttatctcaacttttttctcgaaattcaacgttttttctcgtaatttaacgagtttattcacaacattttatctcgacttttttctcgaaatttaacaagttttttctcgaaatttaacaactttaatctcgagatggttttatttttttattattgcttggccctaatcctcttccgtactttcTTGTTCAGCATGTAAACATGATTAAAATGTTGTACTAATGAATATTTTAACTTCTCAATAGGATGATCCAGATATTCCTTTTACAGACGAGCACTACAGGAAAAGAAAAGCACACCCCAACTTCCATGATCATATCAGTTTGGAGAAACTTGTGGTCAAATTAGGCAAAACTGTAAGCAAGAAGCCTTGTGGGATAATAATTTTTCAATTTTAGCTGAAAATGAATGCACTATTAAACACACTATTTATGGTAAAATAAACACTTCAAGTGAGCAGCTTTTAAAAGTGTGAAGTTCATATTTATTCATGAATGATTTTCAGAAAAGCTCCCAGTTCTCTACATACGTTATTGCATCAGGGCTACAATATGGAATGGGAGAACATATGTTTCACTTGTTTTTTAAGGTAAATCAGTGGatagactttttttaaaaaaaatacttttgttAATACTTTGAAACGTTGAAAACAGTTCGTTGTGTTTTGTTGCGCTATGTAGATGTCATGGATGGGTGAAGTCTCCAAGGTGCCCATCTTTGGAGATGGTTCCAATATTATCCCCACTATTCACATCAATGATCTTGCGGGGTTAGTATAATTGTGGAGCTTTTTATGACATCATCCATGCAAAAGCTAAGTTACCGGGCATTTACCTGTACATCCGTTTGATTCAAGGGTCATCCAAAATGTCATTGACCACAAGCCAAAGGCACAATACTTTGTTGCTGTTGATGACTCCAAAAACACAATGGAGGATATCATAAAGGTGAGATTTTACACATTcagtatgtttttgttttgaaaattaATGGTTCTCATGCAAGGAAATCTTCTTCCTCAAGGCAGTAACACTCGTGCTTGGACCAggaaaaacacagaatgtttCAAAAGAGGAGATTTATCTCATACGGGAGCTGACCGTAAGAATCAATGTCAATATTGTTCTGACATTCTACAGCGAAgattataaatatttacatttctgGTTTTGGATCAactatgatattttttttactttcttcaGCAAACAGATATTGATTCTTTGCTTGTCAACCTTCGTATTGAAGCACTGTATGTGAAAGAGAATTTTAACATCCATTGGGTGTCAGAAGATGGCATGGTTGAAAACATTGAGCAGATCACTGAAGAATACAAGCAGACCAGGGGATTGTTGGTATGCTGAAGGTTGAAATGCTCTAGTTGTTATTTTTGATACTTCTTTTATGTTGAAAATCACTTTGTGCTATGTTGGGCTTTTTGAGTAAATCTAAAGTTTCACAGTACAAGCAcctatgtttgtgtgtgtcccagCCCCTTCGTATCTGCATCCTGGGACCACCTGCTGTTGGAAAGAGCACTATAGCAGAGAGGATATGCAAGCATTACAAACTACATCATGTTAAACTTAAGGAGACAGTCACTGAAACATTAGACAACCTGGTCAGTGTTATACAACACACAGCATTTATTCAGAAGAATCAAAGCATCTTTAAATAATTcagattttatataaaaattaataatagtaTTGATGTAAATAGCTCCTGCAGtgaccttttctgtttttatacattgaaaatgtacaaattgtATAGATTTTCTACTGATGCTTAACGTTAGTTGAATTATTCAGGAGTTGTGTGTTCATACGGAGGACGTGGAAAATGATGAGGGTGAAGCTCAGGAGTTTCTGGACACTCTGAAGGAAAACATGAATGAGAATGAAGGTTGtatgtttgtaattttttaGGTGCTATATAtgttgaaattatatatataatttgagagatctttgcaattttgtgtgtatatatatatatatatatatatatatatatatatatatatatatatatatatatatatatatatatatatatatatatttttttttttttttaggacgACTGGATGATCAATATTTGATTCGTATAATGAGGGACAAACTCAGAACTAAACCCTGTATGAACCAGGGCTTCGTTTTAGATGGTTTTCCGAAGACATATGAGCAGGCGAAGCAGTTATTTACTGGTGAGAAATTTGCCTTTTTTAGGTGATATATTAACAAATTAAATCATGATTCTGATTAATAATACATGAGTTTTGatt is part of the Chanodichthys erythropterus isolate Z2021 chromosome 18, ASM2448905v1, whole genome shotgun sequence genome and encodes:
- the ak7b gene encoding adenylate kinase 7, with the protein product MADQTEKRPPNSRRVFINDVDHYATKNIAKFLDSCVVGASFVEFGEADVEEEDDRLQDEQPKIKDATFQIVGTVSSQTEEKFSFISEEYSRLKREELLHHLMKCDVIIYDITQHPNQIDEAQWAVSALHEEIDTFSGHKMFILVSTIMTWATTKPVDKDDPDIPFTDEHYRKRKAHPNFHDHISLEKLVVKLGKTKSSQFSTYVIASGLQYGMGEHMFHLFFKMSWMGEVSKVPIFGDGSNIIPTIHINDLAGVIQNVIDHKPKAQYFVAVDDSKNTMEDIIKAVTLVLGPGKTQNVSKEEIYLIRELTQTDIDSLLVNLRIEALYVKENFNIHWVSEDGMVENIEQITEEYKQTRGLLPLRICILGPPAVGKSTIAERICKHYKLHHVKLKETVTETLDNLELCVHTEDVENDEGEAQEFLDTLKENMNENEGRLDDQYLIRIMRDKLRTKPCMNQGFVLDGFPKTYEQAKQLFTGDEEPEDLQSKHEKKIIPEFVFSVDATDDFLKNRVLNLPETVVEGTSYTPEQFLHRLARFRERNVEDQTVLNYFEDLKIHPEHLDITSNDDSEYQLVTEKICKKIGKPKNYGQISEEVEEEERRQAEQQLKEQAAQRAEAERREEEEAQQRDQRWGEWNQHLEEVRRQEHDLLETQSGHFRNYLMRDVMPTLTQGLIECCTIRPDDPIDFLAEYLLKNNPEAQ